One Halorientalis litorea DNA segment encodes these proteins:
- the pyrI gene encoding aspartate carbamoyltransferase regulatory subunit, producing the protein MTEEPELRVGKIRQGTVIDHIAGGQALNVLAILGIDGTRGEEVSVGMNVPSDRLGRKDIVKVEGRELSQDELDVLSLIAPAATINIIRKYDVAEKHRVERPDEVVGVLECPNRNCVSTKDEPVASRFEVLDDGVRCHYCETIIREDITDHIQVD; encoded by the coding sequence ATGACCGAGGAACCGGAACTCCGCGTCGGCAAGATACGGCAAGGGACGGTTATCGACCACATCGCGGGCGGGCAGGCACTGAACGTCCTCGCCATCCTCGGCATCGACGGGACCCGGGGCGAGGAGGTCAGCGTCGGCATGAACGTCCCGAGCGACCGTCTCGGCCGGAAAGACATCGTGAAAGTCGAGGGCCGCGAACTCAGTCAGGACGAACTCGACGTGCTCTCGCTCATCGCGCCCGCGGCGACCATCAACATCATCCGGAAGTACGATGTCGCGGAGAAACACCGGGTCGAACGACCTGACGAAGTCGTCGGCGTCCTCGAATGTCCGAACCGCAACTGCGTCAGCACGAAGGACGAACCGGTCGCCTCCCGTTTCGAGGTCCTCGACGACGGCGTCCGCTGTCACTACTGTGAGACCATCATCCGTGAGGACATCACGGACCACATTCAGGTCGACTGA
- the pyrB gene encoding aspartate carbamoyltransferase: MRHDHIISAKQLSRADIESVLDRAADIAADPDAVADRHDGTLLGLLFFEPSTRTKMSFTTAIKRLGGDVVDMGPVDQSSVKKGESLADTVRVVEGYADALVMRHPLEGSAKMASEFVDVPLINAGDGAGQHPTQTLLDLYTIRESAGFDDLTVGIMGDLKYGRTVHSLAHALTNFDAQQHFISPESLKLPRSVRYDLHEAGATMREHTELDDVLDTLDVLYVTRIQRERFPDENEYREVAGQYQIDAETLDAARDDLVVMHPLPRVDEIAADVDETDHAHYFQQSHNGVPVRMALLDMILEAHT; encoded by the coding sequence ATGCGGCACGACCACATCATCAGCGCGAAACAACTGTCCCGGGCCGACATCGAGTCGGTGTTGGACCGCGCCGCGGACATCGCCGCGGACCCGGATGCGGTCGCGGACCGCCACGACGGAACGCTCCTCGGACTCCTCTTTTTCGAGCCGAGTACGCGCACGAAGATGAGTTTCACGACGGCGATAAAACGGCTGGGCGGCGACGTGGTCGACATGGGTCCGGTCGACCAGTCGAGCGTCAAGAAAGGCGAGAGCCTCGCCGACACCGTGCGGGTCGTCGAGGGGTACGCCGACGCGCTCGTCATGCGCCACCCGCTCGAAGGGTCGGCGAAGATGGCGAGCGAGTTCGTCGACGTGCCGCTCATCAACGCCGGTGACGGGGCCGGACAACACCCGACGCAGACCCTGCTCGACCTCTACACCATTCGCGAGTCGGCCGGGTTTGACGACCTCACCGTCGGCATCATGGGCGACCTGAAGTACGGCCGAACGGTCCACTCGCTCGCACACGCCCTGACGAACTTCGACGCCCAGCAACACTTCATCAGCCCCGAGAGCCTCAAACTCCCGCGGAGCGTCAGATACGACCTCCACGAGGCGGGGGCGACGATGCGGGAACACACGGAACTGGACGACGTGCTCGACACCCTCGACGTGCTGTACGTCACGCGCATCCAGCGCGAGCGGTTCCCCGACGAGAACGAGTACCGCGAGGTGGCCGGGCAGTACCAAATCGACGCCGAGACGCTGGACGCGGCGCGCGACGACCTCGTGGTGATGCACCCGCTCCCTCGCGTCGACGAAATCGCCGCCGACGTGGACGAGACCGACCACGCACACTACTTCCAGCAGTCCCACAACGGCGTCCCGGTGCGGATGGCTCTGCTGGACATGATTCTGGAGGCTCACACATGA
- a CDS encoding MinD/ParA family ATP-binding protein, producing the protein MLAIAGGKGGCGKTTTTHRLAAELARLGETPLAVDADAEMPDLHLVADVPAGPGLPAVTAGDRPRSVAHRTAGGVDVLPTDGIAADAVPAALRRFRTDEGPVLVDCPAGAGRDATRPLRAATRTLLVTTPTPAALRDTLKTAAMARTVETAPIGVVIVDRCGRDAERSDGRSARSANGQPSDGRLTDADARRLFDCPLLGRVSSATRERPPAAESGDGYATLARTVHKRNI; encoded by the coding sequence ATGCTCGCTATCGCGGGCGGCAAGGGCGGGTGCGGGAAGACGACGACGACCCACCGCCTCGCCGCCGAGTTGGCACGCCTCGGCGAGACGCCGCTGGCCGTCGACGCCGACGCGGAGATGCCGGACCTCCACCTCGTCGCGGACGTTCCGGCAGGCCCCGGACTGCCAGCGGTCACGGCCGGTGACCGCCCCCGTTCGGTCGCGCATCGGACGGCCGGGGGTGTAGACGTACTCCCCACAGACGGCATCGCCGCCGACGCCGTTCCGGCGGCACTGCGTCGCTTCCGAACTGACGAGGGACCGGTCCTCGTGGACTGCCCGGCCGGAGCGGGCCGGGACGCCACCCGACCGCTCCGCGCGGCGACGCGGACCCTGCTCGTGACGACGCCGACGCCGGCGGCACTCCGAGACACGCTCAAGACTGCCGCGATGGCACGGACAGTCGAGACCGCCCCTATAGGTGTCGTGATAGTCGACCGGTGCGGGCGGGACGCCGAGCGTTCGGACGGCCGGTCCGCCCGGTCGGCGAACGGACAGCCATCCGACGGCCGCCTGACCGACGCGGACGCGCGCCGTCTGTTCGACTGCCCGCTACTGGGTCGGGTTTCTTCGGCCACGCGAGAGCGACCCCCAGCCGCGGAGTCGGGTGACGGATACGCCACTCTTGCGAGAACTGTTCACAAGCGCAATATTTAA
- a CDS encoding RAD55 family ATPase, whose protein sequence is MENRLRTGIDVLDRKLNGGIPSGSIVALCANPASQAELFLYELTATRGTLYLSLDRSEEAVSDSIENSPSDTGDPTVRHIPGEAPLDNAGKLVSALPETSNLIVDPVNVLETQEPPSRFRNFMNDMQNHVFNTGSLAVMHCLTGHEVPRLRDATEHFADVVFNLDTRTEGDDVVNRLSIPKFRGGTAPSDVIKLDLDEEVSIDTSRDIA, encoded by the coding sequence ATGGAGAACCGTCTCCGGACTGGAATCGACGTCCTCGATCGAAAGTTGAACGGGGGTATTCCGTCCGGCAGTATCGTCGCGCTCTGTGCGAACCCGGCCAGTCAAGCGGAACTGTTCCTGTACGAACTGACCGCCACACGGGGGACGCTCTACCTCTCGCTCGACCGCTCGGAGGAGGCCGTCTCCGACAGCATCGAGAACTCGCCGAGCGACACGGGCGACCCGACGGTCCGACACATCCCGGGCGAGGCACCGCTGGACAACGCCGGGAAGTTAGTCTCGGCACTCCCGGAGACGTCGAACCTCATCGTCGACCCGGTGAACGTCCTCGAAACGCAGGAACCGCCGTCGCGGTTCCGCAACTTCATGAACGACATGCAGAACCACGTGTTCAACACCGGGTCGCTGGCCGTCATGCACTGCCTCACCGGGCACGAGGTTCCGCGTCTCCGTGACGCCACGGAACACTTCGCGGACGTGGTGTTCAACCTCGACACCCGCACCGAGGGCGACGACGTGGTCAACCGCCTCTCGATTCCGAAGTTCCGCGGCGGTACGGCCCCCTCCGACGTTATCAAACTCGACTTGGACGAAGAGGTGTCCATCGACACCTCGCGGGACATCGCCTAA
- a CDS encoding FKBP-type peptidyl-prolyl cis-trans isomerase yields the protein MSDEAEADEAEQADDVAESEDEAETQGLQEGDFIELDYTARTVEEGMIVDTTYEDVAEEEGIDQEDRTFEPRTLVLGEGFIFEGVEEDIYGGEVGTTGSVEIDAAEAFGEFDEDEVRTVSANKVPEDDRYPGAQVQIDGDQGRIETIVGGRARVDFNHPLAGEDIEYEYEVVGEVDDRQERAQALFRMYLEMDLEMWFETDTVEEEQLVQSDEDEADDDEPPEPETETVEVEKETLYIEADPQLTMNQQWMFQKQQICQQVIDLLGIDRVIIQEVIDGAGMGMGMGGMMGGMGAGGGDIEEALEDADVDADEIVEEIEGAADE from the coding sequence ATGAGTGACGAAGCCGAGGCCGACGAGGCCGAACAGGCCGATGACGTCGCCGAGAGCGAGGACGAAGCCGAGACACAGGGACTGCAGGAAGGCGACTTCATCGAACTCGACTACACCGCCCGCACCGTCGAGGAAGGGATGATAGTCGACACGACCTACGAGGATGTCGCCGAAGAGGAAGGCATCGATCAAGAAGACCGTACCTTCGAGCCACGGACGCTCGTCCTCGGTGAGGGCTTCATCTTCGAGGGCGTCGAGGAGGACATCTACGGCGGCGAAGTCGGTACGACCGGGTCCGTCGAAATCGACGCCGCCGAGGCGTTCGGCGAGTTCGACGAGGACGAGGTCCGCACCGTCTCCGCGAACAAGGTTCCCGAGGACGACCGCTACCCCGGCGCGCAGGTCCAAATCGACGGCGACCAAGGCCGCATCGAGACCATCGTCGGTGGCCGCGCCCGCGTAGACTTCAACCACCCGCTGGCCGGTGAGGACATCGAGTACGAGTACGAAGTCGTCGGGGAAGTCGACGACCGACAGGAGCGGGCACAGGCCCTCTTCCGGATGTACCTCGAGATGGACCTCGAGATGTGGTTCGAGACCGACACCGTCGAGGAAGAGCAACTCGTCCAGTCCGACGAGGACGAGGCGGACGACGACGAACCGCCCGAACCCGAGACGGAGACGGTCGAAGTCGAGAAGGAGACCCTCTACATCGAGGCCGACCCGCAGTTGACCATGAACCAGCAGTGGATGTTCCAGAAACAGCAAATCTGCCAGCAGGTCATCGACCTGCTCGGCATCGACCGCGTCATCATCCAGGAGGTCATCGACGGCGCGGGCATGGGCATGGGTATGGGCGGCATGATGGGCGGCATGGGTGCCGGCGGCGGCGACATCGAGGAAGCCCTCGAAGACGCCGATGTCGACGCCGACGAAATCGTCGAAGAAATCGAAGGCGCGGCCGACGAGTAA
- the cyaB gene encoding class IV adenylate cyclase → MYEVEVKVRADHDAVRDRLQALDATAVGTVTQVDTYFDAPHREFAETDEALRIRREERADGTETRLTYKGPLVETASKTREERETTVGDEAKAHAIFESLGFTPAATVRKERERFTHDGFTVTLDSVDDVGEFVEVETEVDTESAVESRREAAFEVLRELGLDPDDQTRTSYLGFLLGPGGNAQG, encoded by the coding sequence ATGTACGAAGTCGAGGTGAAGGTCCGTGCCGACCACGACGCGGTCCGGGACCGGCTACAGGCCCTCGATGCCACGGCCGTCGGGACGGTGACGCAAGTCGACACGTACTTCGACGCGCCACACCGCGAGTTCGCCGAAACTGACGAGGCCCTCCGCATCCGGCGCGAGGAGCGTGCCGACGGGACGGAGACGCGGCTGACGTACAAGGGGCCGCTGGTCGAGACGGCGTCGAAGACCCGCGAGGAGCGGGAGACCACCGTCGGCGACGAGGCGAAAGCCCACGCCATCTTCGAGTCACTCGGGTTCACGCCCGCCGCGACAGTCCGCAAGGAGCGCGAGCGGTTCACACACGACGGGTTCACCGTGACGCTCGACAGCGTCGACGACGTGGGCGAGTTCGTCGAAGTCGAGACCGAAGTCGACACCGAGTCCGCCGTCGAATCGCGACGTGAGGCCGCCTTCGAGGTACTCCGCGAACTCGGGTTGGACCCCGACGACCAGACCCGTACCTCGTACCTCGGGTTCCTCCTCGGACCGGGTGGTAATGCCCAAGGGTAA
- a CDS encoding methionine adenosyltransferase yields the protein MTERNIRVEPTKRLAVEDQEVEIVERKGIGHPDSICDGVAERVSEALAQTYLDRFDKPLHYNTDETQLVAGTAAPAFGGGEMLEPIYLLVVGRATKEYEGERIPAETIALEAAREYLNENLPRLDVGKDVVVDVKLGEGSGDLKDVFGDEGAVPMANDTSFGVGHAPLTETERIVYETERQLNTEYSADNPEVGADVKVMGKREGDQIDVTVAAAMIDEYVPDMAAYEDAVEGVREYVTDLARSHTDRSVEVHVNTADDYEDGAIYLTTTGTSAEQGDDGSVGRGNRANGLITPNRPMSMEATSGKNAVNHIGKIYNLLSTDIAEAVAGEVDGIRELQIRLLSQIGRPIDQPHVADAHLVTEDDVSVADIEADVTAIVDERLADVTSITRRAIDGELDTF from the coding sequence ATGACAGAGCGGAACATCCGCGTCGAGCCGACCAAGCGGCTCGCCGTCGAAGACCAAGAGGTCGAAATCGTCGAGCGAAAAGGAATCGGACACCCCGACTCTATCTGTGACGGGGTCGCAGAGCGCGTCTCGGAGGCCCTCGCACAGACGTACCTCGACAGGTTCGACAAGCCCCTCCACTACAACACGGACGAGACGCAACTCGTCGCGGGGACGGCCGCGCCGGCCTTCGGCGGCGGGGAGATGCTCGAACCCATCTATCTGCTCGTCGTCGGCCGCGCGACGAAGGAGTACGAGGGCGAGCGGATTCCCGCCGAGACCATCGCGCTCGAAGCGGCCCGCGAGTACCTCAACGAGAACCTCCCGCGCCTCGACGTGGGGAAAGACGTCGTCGTCGACGTGAAACTCGGCGAGGGAAGCGGCGACCTCAAGGACGTGTTCGGCGACGAGGGTGCGGTGCCGATGGCCAACGACACCAGTTTCGGCGTCGGCCACGCCCCCCTCACCGAGACGGAGCGCATCGTCTACGAGACGGAACGCCAACTGAACACCGAGTACTCGGCCGACAACCCCGAAGTCGGGGCCGACGTGAAGGTGATGGGGAAACGCGAGGGCGACCAAATCGACGTGACCGTCGCGGCCGCGATGATAGACGAGTACGTTCCCGACATGGCCGCCTACGAGGACGCCGTCGAGGGCGTCCGCGAGTACGTCACCGACCTCGCCCGCTCACACACGGACCGCTCGGTCGAGGTCCACGTCAACACCGCCGACGACTACGAGGACGGTGCCATCTACCTGACGACGACGGGCACCTCCGCCGAGCAGGGTGACGACGGGTCGGTCGGCCGTGGCAACCGCGCCAACGGCCTCATCACGCCCAACCGCCCGATGAGCATGGAGGCGACCAGCGGCAAAAACGCCGTCAACCACATCGGCAAGATTTACAACCTCCTCTCGACGGACATCGCCGAGGCCGTCGCCGGCGAAGTCGACGGCATCCGCGAACTCCAGATTCGCCTCCTGAGCCAAATCGGCCGCCCCATCGACCAGCCACACGTCGCCGACGCCCACCTCGTCACCGAGGACGACGTTTCGGTCGCCGACATCGAAGCAGACGTGACCGCAATCGTGGACGAACGCCTCGCGGACGTGACCAGCATCACGCGGCGCGCCATCGACGGCGAACTCGACACCTTCTAA
- a CDS encoding DUF5804 family protein: MTQVCLVGTEGTNLQYELLSRETARNALATYDLREPFENTVAVETVSLGAAVALLNDLNWYLVRFTRDVFVREESVSDSEWLSRDVAAAVRDDAIEPEDTDRFLKIYGVADASESDAVGDVDADETETEGDDPPAPSTDHPPELVEPMYVTRTGRDLPEYDLRDVDDTLVVRVTEDEFGGEKQR; the protein is encoded by the coding sequence ATGACGCAGGTCTGTCTCGTCGGGACGGAGGGGACGAACCTCCAGTACGAACTCCTCTCGCGCGAGACGGCCCGGAACGCGCTCGCCACCTACGACCTGCGGGAGCCGTTCGAGAACACGGTGGCTGTCGAGACGGTGAGCCTCGGGGCCGCCGTCGCGCTGTTGAACGACCTGAACTGGTATCTCGTTCGGTTCACCCGCGACGTGTTCGTCCGCGAGGAGAGCGTCAGCGACAGCGAGTGGCTCTCCCGTGACGTGGCGGCGGCCGTCCGGGACGACGCCATCGAACCCGAAGACACGGACCGGTTCCTGAAGATATACGGCGTCGCGGACGCCTCGGAGTCGGATGCCGTCGGTGACGTGGATGCCGACGAGACGGAAACCGAGGGCGACGACCCACCGGCACCGTCCACCGACCACCCGCCCGAACTCGTCGAACCGATGTACGTCACCCGCACGGGGCGTGACCTCCCCGAGTACGACTTGCGCGACGTGGACGACACGCTCGTCGTCCGCGTCACCGAAGACGAGTTCGGCGGCGAGAAACAGCGGTGA
- a CDS encoding PLP-dependent cysteine synthase family protein: MNGSILETVGSPLVQVKSPPGATVAAKVESKNPGGSAKDRPALAMVEAAEREGVIEPGDHLVEPTSGNTGIGLALVAAAKGYDITIVMPASKSEERRNIMDAYGANLELVEGEMTDAREVADRLEAEEGMVQLRQFENPANPEAHYRTTGPEILDQLGDRTPDAFVAGVGTGGTLTGTARRLLEEYPEMEVVAVEPEENAVLSTGESGADDFQGMGPGFVSDNLDTDILDSVETVGVEAAEAECRRLAREEGILVGQSSGGTNLVARRVAERLADPDADCPPSPDGATVPPGIVMDGETPPDPTDGEYADCPLVLTVFWDSGERYMSTGMFDG; the protein is encoded by the coding sequence ATGAACGGCAGCATCCTCGAAACCGTCGGGTCGCCACTCGTACAGGTGAAGTCACCGCCCGGCGCGACGGTGGCGGCCAAAGTCGAGTCGAAGAACCCCGGCGGGTCGGCCAAGGACCGCCCCGCGCTGGCGATGGTCGAAGCCGCCGAGCGCGAGGGCGTCATCGAACCCGGCGACCACCTCGTCGAACCCACCTCGGGCAACACCGGCATCGGCCTCGCTCTCGTCGCGGCGGCGAAGGGCTACGACATCACCATCGTCATGCCCGCCTCCAAATCCGAGGAGCGACGGAACATCATGGACGCCTACGGCGCGAACCTCGAACTCGTCGAGGGCGAGATGACCGACGCCCGGGAAGTCGCCGACCGCCTCGAAGCCGAGGAGGGGATGGTCCAACTCCGGCAGTTCGAGAACCCCGCGAATCCCGAGGCCCACTATCGGACGACAGGCCCGGAGATTCTCGACCAACTCGGCGACCGGACGCCGGACGCGTTCGTCGCCGGCGTCGGAACTGGCGGGACGCTCACCGGAACGGCCCGCCGCTTGCTGGAGGAGTACCCCGAGATGGAGGTGGTCGCCGTCGAACCCGAGGAGAACGCCGTCCTCTCGACGGGAGAGTCCGGGGCGGACGACTTCCAAGGGATGGGGCCGGGGTTCGTCAGCGACAACCTCGACACCGACATTCTGGATTCGGTCGAGACGGTCGGCGTCGAGGCCGCAGAGGCCGAGTGTCGCCGCCTCGCCCGCGAGGAGGGCATCCTCGTGGGTCAGTCCAGCGGTGGGACGAACCTCGTCGCCCGCCGCGTCGCCGAGCGGTTGGCTGACCCCGACGCCGACTGCCCGCCGTCACCCGACGGCGCGACGGTCCCACCCGGCATCGTGATGGACGGGGAGACGCCACCCGACCCGACCGACGGCGAGTACGCCGACTGCCCGCTCGTCCTGACGGTATTCTGGGACTCCGGCGAGCGGTACATGTCGACCGGAATGTTCGACGGCTGA
- a CDS encoding thioredoxin: MSEHGRLKTMEPDPVWDAESYEETVDTLAALGDDVVFKVWGGDWCTDCRAQLPAFGAALAAADVPDERVEHYPTEKEDDGSKTGPEVEAYDIERIPTVVVERVAEGESGGEELARYVEDADVPVAVYLAQRLAELDAEA, translated from the coding sequence ATGAGCGAACACGGACGGCTCAAGACGATGGAACCGGACCCGGTGTGGGACGCCGAATCCTACGAAGAGACTGTCGACACCCTCGCCGCCCTCGGTGACGACGTGGTGTTCAAGGTGTGGGGCGGCGACTGGTGTACGGACTGTCGGGCGCAGTTGCCGGCGTTCGGTGCCGCGCTCGCCGCCGCCGACGTTCCCGACGAACGCGTCGAGCACTACCCGACCGAGAAGGAGGACGACGGCTCGAAGACCGGCCCAGAAGTGGAGGCCTACGACATCGAGCGGATTCCGACCGTGGTCGTGGAGCGCGTTGCGGAGGGCGAATCGGGCGGCGAGGAACTCGCCCGCTACGTCGAGGACGCGGACGTTCCCGTCGCCGTCTACCTCGCACAGCGACTCGCCGAACTCGACGCCGAGGCCTGA
- a CDS encoding thioredoxin domain-containing protein, whose protein sequence is MSDAAASTDRNRLDDEESPYLRQHADNPVNWQPWDDDALAAARERDVPIFLSIGYSACHWCHVMEEESFEDEAIAETLNEDFVPIKVDREERPDLDSVYQTIGQMTGRGGGWPLSVFLTPDGEPFFVGTYFPNEPKRGMPGFGELLEDIHESWVEDREGVEERAEKWTDAVRGELETTPDPGDAPDEGALDDAAAAALRGADREHGGWGRGPKFPQAGRVHVLLRAHARTGRDEYLDVARETLEAMALGGLYDHVGGGFHRYCTDREWVVPHFEKMLYDNAEIPRAMLAGYQVTGRERYARVARETFAFVERELTHADGGFFSTLDAQSDGEEGTFYVWTPDEVRAAVTDETDADLFCDRFGVTTPGNFEGSNVLTAATDVSDLAEAYEMDEREVEERLEDAREQVFAARSERTRPARDEKVLAGWNGLMVSAFAEGALVLGDDALADTAADALSFVRDHLWNDDEGRLSRRYTDGTVKIDGYLEDYAFLARGAFDLYQVTGDVDHLAFALSLARAIESDFWDDDAGTLYFTPVDGEELVARPQELTDQSTPSSAGVAAEVLLALDHFVPRAGFADMVERVLETHGGSVESDPLQHASLVLAADRYAAGSRELTVAADSLPTAWREELADAYVPARLLSVRPPTAEGLESWLDALGIEEEPPIWADRDRRDGEPTVYACRSFACSPPRHDVADALAWFDGDAPE, encoded by the coding sequence ATGAGCGACGCCGCGGCCTCCACAGACCGCAACCGTCTCGACGACGAGGAGAGCCCGTATCTCCGTCAGCACGCGGACAACCCCGTCAACTGGCAACCGTGGGACGACGACGCCCTCGCCGCCGCGCGCGAGCGGGACGTACCCATCTTCCTCTCCATCGGCTACTCGGCCTGCCACTGGTGTCACGTGATGGAAGAGGAGTCGTTCGAGGACGAGGCCATCGCCGAGACACTCAACGAGGACTTCGTCCCGATAAAGGTCGACCGGGAGGAACGGCCGGACCTCGACAGCGTGTACCAGACTATCGGGCAGATGACCGGTCGGGGTGGCGGGTGGCCTCTCTCGGTGTTCTTGACGCCCGACGGTGAGCCCTTCTTCGTCGGGACGTACTTCCCGAACGAACCGAAACGCGGGATGCCGGGCTTCGGGGAACTCCTCGAAGACATCCACGAGAGTTGGGTCGAGGACCGCGAGGGCGTCGAGGAACGTGCCGAAAAGTGGACCGACGCCGTCCGCGGCGAACTCGAAACGACGCCAGACCCCGGCGACGCCCCCGACGAGGGCGCGCTCGACGACGCGGCGGCGGCCGCCCTCCGAGGAGCGGACCGCGAACACGGTGGCTGGGGGCGCGGCCCGAAGTTTCCGCAGGCGGGCCGGGTCCACGTTCTCCTGCGTGCCCACGCACGCACCGGCCGCGACGAGTACCTCGACGTGGCCCGCGAGACGCTGGAGGCGATGGCACTGGGCGGTCTCTACGACCACGTCGGCGGCGGGTTCCACCGCTACTGCACGGACCGCGAGTGGGTCGTCCCTCACTTCGAGAAGATGCTCTACGACAACGCCGAGATACCACGCGCGATGCTCGCGGGATACCAGGTCACCGGCCGGGAGCGGTACGCTCGCGTCGCCCGCGAGACGTTCGCGTTCGTCGAGCGCGAACTCACCCACGCGGACGGCGGCTTCTTCAGCACGCTCGACGCCCAGAGCGACGGCGAGGAGGGGACGTTCTACGTCTGGACGCCAGACGAGGTTCGGGCGGCCGTCACGGACGAGACGGACGCCGACCTCTTCTGTGACCGCTTCGGCGTCACGACACCCGGCAACTTCGAGGGGTCGAACGTCCTCACCGCCGCAACCGACGTGTCCGACCTCGCCGAGGCGTACGAGATGGACGAGCGCGAGGTCGAGGAGCGACTCGAAGATGCCCGCGAACAGGTCTTCGCGGCCCGGAGCGAGCGGACGCGCCCGGCGCGCGACGAGAAAGTTCTCGCTGGGTGGAACGGGCTGATGGTGTCCGCCTTCGCGGAGGGCGCGCTGGTCCTCGGCGACGACGCCCTCGCCGACACTGCGGCGGACGCGCTCTCGTTCGTCCGCGACCACCTCTGGAACGACGACGAGGGACGCCTCTCGCGCCGGTACACGGACGGGACGGTGAAAATCGACGGCTACCTCGAAGACTACGCGTTCCTCGCCCGCGGCGCGTTCGACCTGTATCAGGTGACCGGCGATGTCGACCACCTCGCGTTCGCGCTCTCGCTCGCGCGGGCTATCGAGTCCGACTTCTGGGACGACGACGCGGGGACGTTGTACTTCACGCCCGTAGACGGCGAGGAACTGGTCGCGCGGCCGCAGGAACTCACCGACCAGTCCACGCCGTCGAGTGCCGGCGTGGCCGCCGAGGTACTGCTCGCACTCGACCACTTCGTCCCGCGGGCAGGCTTCGCCGATATGGTCGAGCGCGTGCTGGAAACACACGGCGGGAGCGTCGAGTCGGACCCGCTTCAACACGCCTCGCTCGTCCTCGCGGCCGACCGGTACGCCGCCGGGAGCCGCGAACTGACCGTCGCCGCCGACAGCCTCCCGACGGCGTGGCGCGAGGAACTCGCCGACGCGTACGTGCCCGCCCGCCTCCTCTCTGTCCGGCCGCCAACGGCCGAGGGCTTGGAGTCGTGGCTCGACGCGCTGGGAATCGAGGAGGAACCGCCGATTTGGGCCGACAGGGACCGGCGCGACGGCGAACCGACGGTGTACGCCTGCCGGTCGTTCGCGTGTTCGCCGCCGCGTCACGACGTGGCGGACGCGCTCGCGTGGTTCGACGGCGACGCGCCCGAGTGA
- a CDS encoding chemotaxis protein CheD, with protein MSDDMYTGGATRVTRDRRVVGVANYDVASDGETLVAYGLGACVAVGLYDEQNGIGALAHTMLPEEPADATAAPGKYADATLRAMLQEIVEAGGAYGSLEGWLVGGADIFPVEHFDLPQGVGERTASVVRDELAALDIPVVAEQIGGSEGRTVEFDTATGDRYIRRANSNKAVIFGDDNPNQNPRE; from the coding sequence ATGAGCGACGACATGTACACCGGCGGCGCGACGCGTGTCACCCGCGACCGGCGCGTCGTCGGCGTGGCGAACTACGACGTTGCCTCCGACGGCGAGACGCTCGTCGCGTACGGACTGGGGGCCTGCGTCGCAGTCGGCCTCTACGACGAACAGAACGGCATCGGGGCACTGGCACACACGATGCTCCCCGAGGAACCGGCCGACGCGACGGCCGCACCCGGGAAATACGCCGACGCCACGCTCAGAGCGATGCTGCAGGAAATCGTCGAGGCTGGCGGCGCGTACGGGTCACTCGAAGGGTGGCTCGTCGGCGGTGCCGACATCTTCCCGGTCGAACACTTCGACCTCCCGCAAGGTGTCGGCGAACGCACGGCGTCGGTCGTCCGCGACGAACTGGCGGCACTCGACATCCCCGTCGTCGCCGAGCAAATCGGCGGGTCGGAGGGGCGAACGGTCGAGTTCGACACCGCGACGGGCGACCGGTACATCCGCCGCGCGAACAGCAACAAGGCAGTCATCTTCGGCGACGACAACCCAAACCAAAACCCGCGAGAGTGA